From Microbacterium pseudoresistens, the proteins below share one genomic window:
- a CDS encoding GntR family transcriptional regulator: MDARAGGRAAKGPQNLKQEVAKFLRDEIFSGALTPGARIDQDALAESIGVSRLPVREALITLEMEGMVTNVPRRGSFVAPLAPDDIRDHFEMYGVLSGVAAARAAASPSDSLIDELAATSDLMRRGTDPVELDTLNFRFHRLLNRAGGSRRLLSVLRLLSDNMPTHFFTSNNEWEFRERTFDEHDRIVDAVRNRDSSAVAAAVVEHFRHVGEQAVRSLTAVGFWNEPIGNRGNGASDKTALDVDII; the protein is encoded by the coding sequence ATGGATGCTCGAGCCGGGGGGCGTGCGGCGAAGGGCCCCCAGAATCTGAAGCAGGAGGTCGCGAAGTTCCTGCGTGACGAGATCTTCTCCGGCGCGCTCACGCCGGGCGCGCGGATCGACCAGGATGCGCTCGCCGAGTCGATCGGCGTGAGCCGTCTGCCGGTGCGCGAAGCCCTCATCACCCTGGAGATGGAGGGCATGGTGACGAACGTGCCGCGTCGGGGCTCGTTCGTCGCGCCACTCGCGCCGGACGACATCCGGGACCACTTCGAGATGTACGGGGTGCTGAGCGGTGTCGCAGCGGCGCGCGCTGCCGCGTCACCCTCCGACTCGCTCATCGATGAGCTCGCGGCCACGTCGGACCTCATGCGTCGCGGCACGGACCCCGTCGAGCTCGACACGCTGAACTTCCGCTTCCACCGGCTGCTCAACCGGGCCGGCGGGTCGCGTCGGCTTCTCTCCGTGCTTCGTCTGCTGTCCGACAACATGCCGACGCACTTCTTCACGTCGAACAACGAGTGGGAGTTCCGGGAGCGGACGTTCGACGAACACGACCGTATCGTCGACGCCGTACGGAACCGTGATTCGAGCGCCGTGGCCGCTGCGGTGGTCGAGCACTTCCGGCACGTCGGGGAGCAGGCCGTGCGTTCTCTGACAGCGGTCGGGTTCTGGAACGAGCCGATCGGAAACCGAGGGAACGGCGCTTCCGACAAGACCGCACTCGACGTCGACATCATATGA
- a CDS encoding MFS transporter, giving the protein MRLNVALFFAVASYSTLQSIIIPILPSIADRFDAPTSQAAWVVSGFLMIGAVVTPIAGRLGDLLGHVKVLLVILCIFVVGALMAVLATSMLMLIAARMLQGVGAAAVSLSFSIIKGRYPPAQAAGAVGMISATMAVAAGTGLSLSGVISTYLGYGMIFGLPLLVSTCSIILLLPQVRSDRPVATNRRSVNWFGGLFFAVAMLFVLLAITQGNNWGWLAPATALLFLGGVGVGAVWVFFELRALNPLLDVRLLVSPSLIRINTTTLLAGMVMFSMYTLLPVFLQARTPDGLGLGLSVSTSGLLMLPIAIMNFTSGALAGRIAAAIGSRNMLVLGCVMNFLAIALLAILHDSPATIIAVCILHGIGVGLSFASMPALTMLAVSPQQAGVAAGIYNTLRTVGGAIGTQVGYAILAAGGRSPTGQTFTALVVFVGVVCAAAIVSALTIPRSPSQYAV; this is encoded by the coding sequence ATGCGGCTCAACGTCGCGCTCTTCTTCGCGGTGGCCTCGTACTCGACACTGCAGTCGATCATCATCCCGATCCTCCCTTCGATCGCGGATCGTTTCGACGCTCCGACCTCGCAAGCGGCATGGGTGGTCTCGGGCTTTCTCATGATCGGCGCGGTCGTGACGCCGATCGCGGGTCGACTGGGCGATCTCCTCGGCCACGTCAAGGTGCTCCTCGTCATCCTGTGCATCTTCGTCGTCGGCGCGCTGATGGCCGTCTTGGCGACCTCGATGCTCATGCTCATCGCCGCGCGCATGCTGCAGGGTGTGGGGGCGGCGGCCGTATCGCTGAGCTTCTCGATCATCAAGGGCCGTTACCCCCCGGCGCAGGCAGCCGGGGCGGTCGGGATGATCTCGGCGACGATGGCCGTGGCTGCGGGAACGGGGCTGTCGTTGTCCGGTGTGATCTCGACCTATCTCGGCTACGGGATGATCTTCGGGCTTCCTCTGCTCGTCTCCACGTGCTCGATCATCCTGCTGCTGCCGCAGGTGCGCTCCGACCGCCCGGTGGCGACGAACAGGCGGAGCGTCAACTGGTTCGGAGGGCTGTTCTTCGCGGTGGCGATGCTCTTCGTGCTGTTGGCGATCACCCAGGGCAACAACTGGGGCTGGCTCGCTCCGGCGACGGCGCTGCTATTCCTGGGCGGGGTCGGCGTGGGGGCGGTCTGGGTGTTCTTCGAGCTGCGCGCGCTCAACCCGCTTCTTGACGTGCGACTGTTGGTCTCCCCCAGCCTGATCCGCATCAACACGACCACCCTGCTGGCGGGCATGGTCATGTTCTCCATGTACACCCTGTTGCCGGTATTCCTTCAGGCGCGCACCCCGGACGGTCTGGGCCTCGGCCTGAGCGTGAGCACGAGTGGTCTGTTGATGCTGCCGATCGCGATCATGAACTTCACCTCCGGGGCCCTGGCCGGGCGTATCGCGGCAGCCATCGGCTCGCGGAACATGCTCGTGCTCGGATGCGTGATGAACTTCCTTGCGATCGCGCTCCTTGCGATCCTGCACGATTCGCCCGCGACGATCATCGCCGTGTGCATCCTGCACGGGATCGGGGTGGGACTGTCTTTCGCGTCCATGCCGGCGCTGACCATGCTCGCAGTGTCGCCGCAACAGGCGGGGGTCGCGGCGGGCATCTACAACACGCTGCGCACGGTCGGGGGAGCGATCGGAACCCAGGTGGGCTATGCGATCCTCGCCGCCGGTGGCCGCTCGCCGACGGGGCAGACCTTCACCGCGCTCGTGGTCTTCGTCGGGGTCGTGTGCGCAGCCGCGATCGTCTCGGCGTTGACCATTCCACGCTCGCCGTCGCAGTACGCGGTGTGA
- a CDS encoding SDR family NAD(P)-dependent oxidoreductase: MQSQSLAGRVALVVGGGQEPGGAVGMGRAAAVTLARAGARVIVGDRNPTAAEETAEAIRTEGGTASTVTIDVSDEDSIAAALGDVEETEGRLDVLHNNVGVSVGAGDSALASITPEVFDRVTNINLRGMVLTCKHAIPLMARSGGGSIISVGSTAPMTHYEQIAYKTSKAGVIAMSENIAWFHAGEGIRSNVVIPGLIDTPMAIDTRVRLSGRPREELIEERSRKIPLGRKIGTAWDVADAVLFFASDQSSFVTGQHIVVDGGWTLQVG; the protein is encoded by the coding sequence ATGCAGAGTCAGTCGCTTGCGGGACGCGTCGCGCTGGTCGTCGGCGGGGGTCAGGAGCCCGGAGGGGCGGTCGGCATGGGTCGTGCAGCGGCCGTCACGCTTGCCCGCGCCGGCGCTCGGGTGATCGTCGGGGACCGTAATCCGACTGCGGCGGAAGAGACCGCGGAGGCGATCCGGACCGAGGGCGGAACCGCGTCGACGGTCACCATCGACGTCTCGGACGAGGATTCGATCGCGGCGGCGCTGGGCGATGTCGAGGAGACGGAGGGGCGCCTCGACGTGCTGCACAACAATGTCGGGGTGAGCGTGGGCGCGGGCGATTCTGCGCTGGCGTCGATCACTCCGGAGGTCTTCGATCGCGTGACGAACATCAACCTCCGCGGGATGGTGCTCACCTGCAAGCACGCGATCCCGCTCATGGCACGGTCGGGGGGCGGGTCTATCATCAGCGTCGGATCGACGGCTCCGATGACGCACTACGAGCAGATCGCCTACAAGACGTCGAAGGCGGGGGTGATCGCGATGTCGGAGAACATCGCCTGGTTCCATGCCGGGGAGGGAATCCGCAGCAACGTCGTCATCCCGGGCCTGATCGACACGCCGATGGCGATCGACACCCGCGTGCGGCTGAGCGGACGCCCGCGGGAGGAGCTCATCGAGGAGCGGAGCAGAAAGATTCCGCTCGGGCGGAAGATCGGAACGGCGTGGGACGTCGCCGATGCGGTGCTCTTCTTCGCGTCGGATCAGTCGTCGTTCGTGACCGGACAGCACATCGTCGTCGATGGAGGATGGACCCTCCAGGTGGGCTGA
- a CDS encoding MaoC family dehydratase: MAEHVEVGDEFSSFPLIMTRERMRWYCDALETAASQSGEFIVAEPTIHTDDEYARQNGLPGIVADGMISTNYISSLLYRTFGVAYLAGGELRTKFIRPVVEDAILRARAVVTDAEAGAVALDVWVEDETGQKVTVGDARVPVQERKA, translated from the coding sequence ATGGCTGAGCACGTCGAGGTGGGGGACGAGTTCTCCTCGTTCCCGCTGATCATGACTCGCGAACGGATGCGCTGGTACTGCGATGCCCTGGAGACCGCTGCATCCCAGAGCGGCGAGTTCATCGTCGCCGAGCCGACGATCCACACCGATGACGAGTACGCCCGGCAGAACGGACTGCCGGGCATCGTCGCCGACGGAATGATCTCGACGAACTACATCTCCAGCCTGCTCTACCGCACGTTCGGGGTCGCGTACCTCGCCGGCGGCGAACTGCGCACCAAGTTCATCCGGCCGGTGGTGGAAGACGCGATCCTTCGCGCACGCGCGGTCGTGACCGACGCGGAGGCCGGCGCCGTCGCCCTCGACGTCTGGGTCGAGGACGAGACCGGACAGAAGGTGACCGTGGGCGATGCCCGGGTTCCCGTTCAGGAAAGGAAGGCCTGA
- a CDS encoding ABC transporter substrate-binding protein gives MKLTRAAGLIGSVVLAGALVTGCAGGGETETNPDPETSGGADGIDALVEAAKEEGSLTVYASAAESTIQDAIAAFNEEYPEIQVDYFRGAGTALFNRFETEAEAGSVVADVFMPTIQPSFISDHPEWFIPMTDEVLPTAVELDWPADFRTEYTIQTIVEEIVVIYNTNNVSDPPKTWEEALDPAYKGKIILVDPEASPSYMSWYAIARDAFGDDFIRALGEMDPIWVDTGATGAQQVATGSKDIVIPTYPSHATGLMAEGAPIDYERNLDPTQGITTSVAITADAPHPNAAKLFANWLLTPAAFNAYCDGGAFSSVVPGTNCDSLASNFVAPVWDIPQEEQAEIVALLGR, from the coding sequence ATGAAGCTCACAAGAGCAGCAGGTCTGATCGGCAGCGTCGTGCTCGCCGGAGCCCTCGTCACGGGCTGCGCCGGGGGCGGAGAGACAGAGACGAACCCCGATCCGGAGACGTCGGGCGGCGCGGACGGCATCGATGCGCTGGTGGAAGCGGCGAAGGAGGAAGGTTCGCTCACGGTGTACGCAAGCGCCGCCGAGAGCACGATCCAGGATGCCATCGCGGCATTCAACGAGGAGTATCCGGAGATCCAGGTCGACTATTTCCGAGGTGCGGGGACCGCCCTTTTCAATCGTTTCGAGACCGAAGCCGAGGCCGGTTCCGTCGTCGCCGACGTGTTCATGCCCACGATCCAGCCTTCGTTCATCTCCGACCACCCAGAGTGGTTCATCCCGATGACCGACGAGGTCCTGCCCACCGCCGTGGAGCTGGACTGGCCGGCCGATTTCCGCACGGAGTACACGATTCAGACGATCGTCGAAGAGATCGTCGTGATCTACAACACAAACAACGTCTCCGACCCGCCGAAGACCTGGGAAGAGGCCCTCGACCCGGCGTACAAGGGCAAGATCATCCTGGTCGACCCCGAGGCATCGCCGAGCTACATGTCGTGGTATGCGATCGCTCGCGATGCGTTCGGCGACGACTTCATCCGTGCACTCGGCGAGATGGACCCGATCTGGGTCGACACCGGTGCCACCGGCGCACAGCAGGTCGCGACGGGCTCGAAGGACATAGTGATCCCAACCTACCCGTCGCATGCCACCGGGCTGATGGCCGAGGGCGCGCCGATCGACTACGAGCGCAACCTCGACCCCACTCAGGGCATCACGACCAGTGTCGCGATCACGGCCGATGCTCCACACCCGAATGCGGCGAAGCTGTTCGCCAACTGGCTGCTGACCCCCGCTGCGTTCAACGCGTACTGCGATGGGGGGGCGTTCTCCTCCGTGGTGCCGGGAACCAACTGCGATTCCCTCGCGAGCAACTTCGTCGCACCCGTGTGGGACATCCCCCAGGAAGAGCAGGCGGAGATCGTCGCACTGCTGGGTCGCTGA
- a CDS encoding ABC transporter ATP-binding protein, which yields MTNATPGDAQVEIVGLSKRFKRRSGAGDVIPIDDVTLSIAPGEFVVLLGPSGCGKTTLLRSIAGLERPDQGVIRITGKEVFNASRKLFVPPNRRPISMIFQSYALWPHMTVFQNIAYPITSRSRVGRAEVRAGVERALTQVGLSGLGSQYPGQLSGGQQQRVALARALVTDAKVLLFDEPLSNVDAKVREELRAQLIEMQREFGFTAIYVTHDQAEAMELADRIAVLNSGHIEQLAAPREVYSRPATRYVAEFVGAANLYEGSVAAVSGGTVSVDTPLGRLVVADHGVPVNVDDRVSVMFRPEDVELSTTLSDAENVRAATILRTNFVGAQQTVVLEAGDVRIQAIIDRDASAPEGAEASVRIARDDLSILPYEERAGGAA from the coding sequence ATGACAAACGCCACACCCGGCGACGCGCAAGTGGAGATCGTCGGTCTGTCGAAGCGGTTCAAACGCCGCTCCGGGGCCGGTGACGTCATCCCGATCGACGATGTCACCCTCTCAATCGCACCGGGGGAGTTCGTGGTCCTGCTCGGACCGAGCGGATGCGGGAAGACCACCCTTCTTCGCAGTATTGCGGGGCTCGAGCGCCCGGATCAGGGCGTGATCCGGATCACCGGCAAGGAAGTCTTCAACGCCTCGCGCAAACTCTTCGTGCCGCCGAACCGGCGCCCGATCAGCATGATCTTCCAGTCCTATGCGCTCTGGCCGCACATGACCGTGTTCCAGAACATCGCGTATCCGATCACGTCGCGCAGTCGAGTCGGTCGCGCCGAGGTACGTGCCGGGGTGGAGCGTGCTCTCACCCAGGTCGGCCTGTCCGGCCTCGGCAGCCAGTACCCGGGCCAGCTCTCGGGAGGGCAGCAGCAGCGGGTGGCGCTCGCCCGTGCGCTCGTGACCGACGCCAAGGTTCTGCTGTTCGACGAGCCGCTGTCGAACGTCGACGCCAAGGTGCGTGAAGAGCTGCGGGCGCAACTCATCGAGATGCAGCGCGAGTTCGGCTTCACCGCGATCTACGTCACTCACGACCAGGCCGAGGCGATGGAGCTGGCCGACCGGATCGCAGTGCTGAACTCCGGTCACATCGAACAGTTGGCGGCGCCGCGCGAGGTGTACTCGCGTCCGGCAACACGCTATGTCGCGGAGTTCGTCGGTGCGGCCAACCTCTACGAGGGTTCGGTCGCGGCGGTTTCGGGCGGGACCGTCTCGGTGGACACACCGCTGGGCCGCCTCGTGGTCGCCGACCACGGCGTGCCGGTGAACGTCGACGACAGGGTCAGCGTCATGTTCCGCCCCGAGGACGTGGAGCTGTCCACGACGCTCTCCGACGCGGAGAACGTGAGGGCGGCGACGATTCTGCGCACCAACTTCGTCGGGGCGCAGCAGACCGTCGTGCTCGAGGCCGGAGATGTCCGGATCCAGGCGATCATCGATCGAGACGCCTCCGCGCCGGAAGGCGCGGAGGCGTCGGTCCGGATCGCCCGCGACGACCTCAGCATCCTTCCGTACGAGGAACGCGCGGGAGGCGCAGCATGA